Genomic DNA from Dermacentor variabilis isolate Ectoservices chromosome 6, ASM5094787v1, whole genome shotgun sequence:
GCATAAAGATTGATGCACTGCACATAAATTGTAGTGAATTGCAGTGTGATGACGTACTAGAAGATGCAATGCACTAGCATTGCATTTAAGTGTGGCTAGTGGCCAATAAGGCAGAAAGCCAGCTTAGTTGGTTTGAGTATTTTGACATAGTGACAGTGCTGAAAAAAACAGAAACATGAACAAGACAGAACAAACGCTGAAAAACTCAGTTGATCTTCAGCGCCAATCCTATCTTGTTTATGTCGCCCATTCCTGTTTGTTCTATGTTGTAGGTATGGCTGGTGGTCGTCATTGTGATGGCAGCATAATGCACTTAGGTTTGGGCGTgtgttaaagaagcccaggtagtCAGAATTTAGCTGGGTCCTCTCACTGCAGTGTGCGTCATAGCCCACTATGCAGCTTATAATAACCAAAGGCATGCTCTGTCACTGATCCAGTTCAACCGAAGGATGGTGATGCCCACCCATTGGGTGCCCTGCCTGTGTCCACTCTGGTGCACCACATAGAGAAATTCCCTGGTGAAGGAGGTGTCATGTGCCGGGCTGCTGGTGCATCTGCTCAGATCCTTCGCAAGGTATGCTTTTCACATTTTCATCATGGAATGCtcttaaagcgaatagctttctctGACTCTTTTGCCTGTTTTTGTGGTTGGTGGTTGGATTTTCGCCACCGGCATAAGGCGCTAATGCAAAGAATGCATGCTCTTGCACGACCAAGTTACTGGGCATGTTTGTAGCCGAGAGCAGACTATTTTAACTCTTTAAGACACACATGTTAACCAACTGTACTGCCGCTGCAGATGTACTGGTTAATGGCTCTGTTCTCTATGAAATTACTCACTGAAACAACAAATGCTACCAAAACATCTTTGCTACAATAAATATACTCCGTCAAGTACCTCACTCCTTtaataaagcaaatagctttcttgAAGCGTTCGGCCATTCGCCTACTAGGATATTGACCATCATGGTCGATGGTTCCTGCATAGTTTTATTTGAGTGTTTTTGCAGGTGCATCCCACTtgtgtttctttgtttcctaATAGCACAGCCATGTTTATATTCGATGCATCATGTTTTACTTCCCGTTGcttaaatttttggcagcagaaATTGTGGGGAGGCATAGTGGGCAATGAAGCGATGGCCAGCAGTTGTATAGATTTCTACTGAAGCACACGTGTAGGCATGAAAAACCAGAATGAAATTTGACATGCCTGACTGTAatcctattaacaagctttcgcGCAGTCTTACTTGCAGATGGTAGCACATTTATTGTTACTACAAACCCTAGCTCTTGCCCTGTTGGACTGTATATACATTAAATGGACATTCACAGCTTTGTTCTGCACAATGCCATGTTAGGCCTCTaaacttcctttccttttttttttttcatagaaggGCACCAAATTCAACCTCTAAGACAGGACACACTGAGGAGCAAATAATGACATTGTTACACTGAGTGTTTCAGCTGGCACTAGACAGTATTTTTCAGATGAACTAGACACATTGCATTCTCACAAAAGATAATTAGCAGAGGTGGGTGAATAGGAATTTTTCGAATGCAAATCGAATGTGAATAGTAACTATCGAATAGTCAAATGCAGCGGCATATCTTTACAGCAAGAAGGCTTATTTCGGTACCATTGGGTCGCATGCCTGTACTGACAATGGCGTAAAAGAATGCAACTAACTATCAGAGACAAATTAACAATTTTAAACCAAACATCACTAATTGTCATATAagtaaactgcacaaatagcctCTCCACAACTTTAGATCCTGGTTGCAAACAAGTTTTCTAAGAAAGAATGACTACTGTATGAAATAGCTTTCCAAGAACACTAAATAAATGGTTGCCCGAAAGAAGTTCAGAAGAttgtaaaaagaaaaagctgctgaaATACTTGTGTGCCGTAGAAACATGTAAGAAGGCTGTTTGCAAAGAAAACATCAGGGTTGTAGCTTAAAATataaaactgctacatgactagaCTTCCACAAACACTGAACAACAGACTAGAAGCAAAAATCACAAATTGTCACGTAGGCTTCCACCAGGAAgatgaaaacaaagcttgcattatccATTTTGTTTTGGCATTGCTTTGAAAAATTTTGTCTTGGTCTTATATGTCTGATAATTTGCAATACTTTGTATCGCAGGCTGAGAACATAAGCAGACTTTACCGTTTGGCTGTGACAAAATATTTGGGCAGTTTTTAATATTCTAAAGTACTGAAtagtttttttttagaatataAATATGAATAGTTAGTATGTagtattcgattcatattcagAACTTCAAATATTCACCCACCCCTAATTATAAGAGAATGTATATCACAAGATGTGATCAATTCGTAAATGTCAAGCACTAAAAAGTGAATTAAGTGAATTGCTCCGACCTCATGATAATTATGTAATGTTACAGTCACCTTGCAGCACATTTCGAACATGGTAAATCTGCTCAGCCACTGAACACCTTGGTCAGCATGAGAACCAAACATATAGTATATTGTCTGTTACTGTACTACACGCAAAAATTTGTATAAAATTTTGCTAGGAAGACTGCCTTCCTTTTGTGTTTATTGTGACAACAATAAGCAAAATGGCtattgacttcttttttttttttaacatactgCAGCCCTGTTGGGTCATAGTAGCAGGAGTGGGGAGGGAAACAAACAATGGAAACGTTTGCACACATGAAAAACAAGATCAAACATGTTATTGTTATAAAAGTAATGCATTTAACACTACAGCTCTTATAAAAGGTGAAGTGCAAATAAGATAGACCAAGAGCACTGACAGGAAGGCACGAAATGTTAATAATTTCTTGAGTCCTTTTTTCAATGGCAGGGAATGAGTGGAACTTGGTAAGAGTTCCAATTGTCAAAAaggcaaggggaaaaaaaactatatttcaAAATATCTTTGTGAAAATAGAAAAAGGTGTTATTAAGGTCATGTTGGCAACAAGTAGATGAACCGTTTGTGAAAATTGAATAATTTCCGTCACATGTTTGCTGTTGGTGAAGAACAAtactgtggcctccgagatttatCAATGCAGTGAACCAATTTTCGAGGCCGTGCTGATACCAGAGCTCTTTTCAATGACGAGTGGAGCAATGCTGACATTGATCCATATCTTCACAGCAGCACAGTTTTGAAAGAAGCGGAAGCATGCAAAATTGTGGCAGGGGCAGTATTTATTGAGAATAACTGCCTGAGTAAAGCGCCTTGCGACACTTTCTTGCCAGCTACATTATTGTATGCACACACATGTGCACCGAACCACgctatttctaccaaaccatacTTCCTGCTCTTTGCTGCTGTTGAAGTGAACTTGCAGCCGGCAAGTTTGTCTTGGTGCATCACTGGGCCTCTTCAATTTGTCatcccagactgcccagaactgcCCAAACGCTGCATACACCACGCTCATTGGCCGAAAGAATCGCCTCCGACAGTCTGGGACCTTGTCAGGGATGGATGATCGAAGAGGCCTATTAATGTCACCAACTTTTGGCCTGTTGatcaatgcattttttttttctcatgcccCACATCTCATGCGGggatttatttcttttcttcgttaCTGTTCACAACATTCCCTCATCCTATGACCATCCATGTTGCATTTATTTATGCAGCTCGAGGACCGCGTGATCATCCAGCTGCCATCCAAGTTACAGGTGTCGCTCAGCGAACGATGCATGGCTGTGGTTGGCCAGGCATCCAATGCTAACCGCCGCGAGACCTTCTATCCTATTGGGAGTCCCAATAGGTTGCGTCGTTTGGGTCGTCGACCTCGCTCTGGCTTTTGGCATCGTAAAGACGGCTATTGCGGCCGCAAGATACGTCCCCCACCTCCTGTCAAAGTGTACCCGTTGCAGAGGCCCACAATGCAATAAAGTGTTTGCCTTTTATGTCCAACCGAAAGTTGCCTGCATGGTTTGTCCTGTAAAACTTCGTAGGTCCCAACTACAGTCGTAACTCGCCGCGGACGTCGCTGCCAGGCTGAAAGCCTACAATGGCTTAACAAGCATCCCAACAGCGGTGCCGATGTGAGCGCCACGTCCACCTGCAGCGGTGATCTTGTGCATCAATTTCATGTCGGGGACGCGACGGGAATGTCTGGTGGTACCGTGCAGCTCGTGCTGCAGTTACCCCGTTACTCTATGCTTCACAACTCCTCTTCCTAGTTGTGCTGTCCGTGACGGAAGTAGCAAGATTCCAATCGCGCGAAGCTGGCTAGAGCTGTTATGTTTCTAAACCCTTTGTCAGCCTTATTACTGTGACGACAGTGACAACACTCTTCTGCATCGGTAAGCTCTTCATACACGCACGAGATTAACGGGAAGAAGCCATATGCACCCCAATTCGCTCTTGCTAGTTCAAAACTTAAATATTTCAGCACAAAAGTCTATGATCTACGAACAGTGACGGAAGCTGTTACTTCGGGATCGACGCGAAATAAATTTAAAGCCGCCATGAACAGCGCACTCGATAAAGTATAGTTAACGTAGTGGCGCACCGCGCGCATATCACAGGGCGCGTGATTCGACCGGGGAATTCCGCTCGCGAGCGCGCCGGCTTATCTGCAGCggtatcgatttttttttttcgatcacaCACAGGTGATAGACGCTAGTAATTAGCAAAGGGCAGAGAACAACAGTGGCTTTTGGCTAGCCAATCCGTAATGTTCGGAGAAATTACTCAGCGTCTGACGCGAACGGTGTTGCATAAAAAAAAGCCGTCCCACGCACATTGCTCAAGCGTACCGCTACATTGAGCACGCGAAAGGCGGAACGGAAAATCATTCAGGTAACCTTTGACTGCCGAGAAGGGAAACTTGCGTGGCCACTTAGTGCCTCGCCATGGTTCACAGGCGTTGCTTGCGGTGTGATCAACCGGTAAGTACCACCGTTCTACTCTTGCCGTGGTACCGAGAAGGTAGGGTTTGATTGGGTATATTATGCCCGCACTTATGCCGTACTTTAATGcgatgtgcttttttttttttcttgtacatgCGAGGGCAGAAAAATTCGGTTCCGAGACTTCCCACAATACAAATGCAGTATGTAGACACGGGAATCGGAAGGAGGTGCGCCGAGGAAATGCCCTCGTTTCATACTTTCTCATCCGGTGAATGACCTAGTATGAATGTGCTTGCTTATAATGGTGAGAGATACACTTATTGGGCGCGAAGGAGCAACGGGCTGTTCTATTGCAGTTGTGTTAAAACCAGGAGCAATCGTCAACATCGTCCGAAAACGGACAGTTAACTATATATACGCAATTCTAGCGGTGCATTAGTCTAATTTACTTTTTCAAATTTCTTCATTTCTCTGTAGAAACGAAATTTCATTTAAGCAGTCGGAGCTGATGGCGAACCTCATGGGATGGATGTTTGCAAACAATTTAATCTGGCAGTTACACATGACATACTTGATCGTAGAAGCACTTATTTAAGCAATGAGGTAGCAGTAGCTTCCTTTTATGGAAGGAAACAAAAAATATTGCATGGCATCTGCACTTTTGCCCTCATCATGGTCCTCATCATAAGATCTGTGTGGTGTTAGGTTCACCTGATAGCCTCCATAATTAAGCAATTAAAGGGTACCATGTCGACTCGGGGATTTCGTATAAGTGTGTACTTCATTCTAAGAATAATAATAACGAAGTTACTCTTCCTAAAGTGAGTTCTTGTGGTTCTTGAGGTCGGAACAGAACGCCTCATGTGAGGAAGGAGTGTAATGCAAAAATGCCAAGTCACTGCAAAGTTCTAATTGGGTGCAAAATCAGTGCCAGTGACCACACAGACAGTCACAATGGCCGCACCTCTTAATGTTGGGTTATTACAATGACGAAACAGCTGGAGGTTTCATGCCAAGCTACTGGACATTGATGGCAAGAGGGGATTACTCTTTAGCTAAAACTCTAAATCACATTAAGAAGGCCAAGATGGACAGCATCAGCAAGCATAAAACACAGCTAATGTACAGCACAGCTAATCTGAGttcatgtttatgtttatgtcaAGTGGTACCTTTCACCTCTAAAACTAAGAACAGATGTAACAAATGTGCAGACAcaaatgtactttttttttctttcaatgtatatatatatataaatttttttttaagcgaTCACTTGCCCCTAAATATGCTGATGGCAAGTGTCACAGCTTTTGCAAAGATTTTTGACACTTTGTTAGTGATGATGGTGATACTAGATACACCACCAACTCTGCTGCATGCTTTGTTTGTAAATTCATTGTGGCTTTGCTGCTTGAACAAAATTGGCATGTGTGAATGCTGTGCAGGTTCTCTCGGTGCCATACTGCAGCCAGTGCTGGCCTGGGAACCGGCAGACCTTCTCCCAAGAGATGCCTTGGGATCCCAACGGAAGCCACCACGATGTGGTGCCTGACGCCATCCCTATACCTCACAGCAGGCGCCACGAAGTTATTGCAGCATTACACAATTCTGGGACGTCCGGTGATCGCCAACAGGACAGCGCTGAAAGAAACCTGCACAAACCTGCGCCTGCGACCAGAGATGCTGGTACCATGACAGAACCACAACAGAGGCGTTCAAGCTACAACAAACCCGCATCTCCACACTTGGATTCTCACCACTCAGAGcagcaagggagaaaagtgacgCTCGGGCACAACACGGAGAAGCCTGCACGCAAATAAGAAATGCAACTGTTTTTACTTTGAGCATTACATTGTGGTCCAGCACAAGAAACAAGTGGTGGAAAAGGAAGTCCCACATTGAGAAATGAACAGCTCTTTCATATGACTGGGAAGGAATGTTAGTGTTTTCACACAGTGCGATGTAAGGACCACCCTGGAAGAAGTGGCCAATGTCCAAGCCGACCAACGAACTTGCAAGTCCACAGTGTCGTGAACAAAAGGCACAAAGGCAGCCACACCAAGTGTTTGCTGCGCTTCACCTCAGCAGgcagcggtggccactgtggctggtACTCGACGCATCCTTCCACCTGCATTTTAGAAAAACGACGACAATGTAACGTCTGCTTCGCCATGCTGCACCCACACAGCTGCAGCAAAGACAAGGAGGTGAACGACTACTGCAAGAACACTACCTCAAATTCTGACATAGTCAAAACTGGGATGAATTGATATGGCTAAACAAATGTGTGCGTGTGATGTAGATAATATCTGGATGATTACGTACTAACTGAAGGAGAAGACTCCCAACTTTTGCAAAGCATTACATGATACATCAATTCTTTCGACGTAAAGGCATGTTGTCAAAGCATGCATTAATTTAGTGAATGCATGCTTCCAAGGACAGCGAATGTGCAATGCCGGATGCCTTATGTGCATGTTGAACGAGGGCTGAATGATTTATTTGTTTTAACACCTCATGAGACGTTCTAGTAACTTTGCCAGTGCCTTATGGCTGTGAGGTCTTTACTGCCATCTTTACTTCGCATTCATAGTACTGTATCTGAATGAATTTGCAGCTGACAAATAGCATATGCATAATGGAAGGGCTACAAGCCTTTATGAAATTAACAGAGCAATACTAATTAATATAATTAATTAGGTAGGAAACAAAATACTTCCAAGGCATGTGGtcacaagaaataaaattttttttgttgATGCCTTACTGATTGTTTGCTCAGTAATCCTTGTGTTGCAGCAAAATTAATGACCTTCACACAAAATGTAGGCAAGAAAGACAAGTCTTTTCACTTCATCAGGAGTGAAAGGCAATCCAGTAGTTTGATTAGCATTAATGAACATGAATGGGCACACAAACTACTGAAATTGCAGTGGTGAACAAGCCAAAATTGTTTAAGAAAGTGCTCGAGAAAAGGAATGACTAAATGTACTGCTGAAGAAATACAGGATAAGTCAATCATGGCACATCTGCTAAATTcaatgtacagtaaaacctcgttaattcggattTGACGGGACCGAAAAAAATTtccgaattaaccgaatgtcGAGTTATCGagtatcaagaaaacaaacaaatgcttCCTACGTCGACACGTTCTTATCTACTGCCTTAATTGGCAAGTGCTGTTTATATTTTGCACAATAGTAGTGCGGAAACTGCAACTTTCGTGCTCTCGACACTGATTACCGCTCGCAGCGGTGAAGGCCTCAAGACTTCCTTCACAGGTAGGCCACGGCAGGCGTCTTCATCTGACCGACTCTTTTCACTACCGCTATCCAGATtatccagattatttttttttgccaggtCGCCGCCCATCGCGATGTAGACGGTGCTATTCATCCTGGACAGTTTTGCGCTAgtaaaaacaaaactactgtttgccgcaactACTGCGTGATAAACCGTGGCCGCTGTCGACATGATCAGGGACGGCGACCTTGCGGTTCTGAAGGCGTGCTGCCGACGCACGTGCCAAGTCAAAACGAAACGCTGCAACTGCGATGAAACCGCAGTCGCTATCGACGCAATCATGGATAGCGACTACGCAGTCATGAAGGCACGCAGCCAACGCGTTGCTATGCGCAGTggtaaatgcaagaataaaggcttcaAAGGCACAAATAGACACGAAGCGTTCTGGCGTTGCTGTCATTCACATACGATTTTcactgatgactatggcgatgcGAACTCCGCCACTTCGTGTTCGTGGACGCTAACGCCGTACTTGTTCTTGTGCGTCGCGCATTTGCGGCATTCGCCGAATCCGAGAGTTGTCCGAATTAACTGACGTGTGGCCAAATATGCCTGAATTAATGAgagtttcattgcattaaataatACACACGCCTGCCGAAACCAAAGGACGAGTCCGAATTATCCGATTTCCCGAATTAGTGagggtcgaattaacgaggttttgctGCCCCATATTTGCACAATTCTAATGCGCCCTCGATTGTAGCGTGCATTTATATACCGTTACAATATTTCAAAATATAACTTGGTGCCGATTCTACCACACACATCAAGTAACGAAACCTAAATCGACATGTACCGTGTTGAAACAATTTTATGGAACATGCAAAGGCACACTACACTGGAGGAAATAGCTGAGGCACAAGAAAGAGCCCAGTTCATTAGGCTCTCCATCAAATGATCGGGAGGACACATCCTCAAAC
This window encodes:
- the LOC142585468 gene encoding uncharacterized protein LOC142585468, yielding MVHRRCLRCDQPVLSVPYCSQCWPGNRQTFSQEMPWDPNGSHHDVVPDAIPIPHSRRHEVIAALHNSGTSGDRQQDSAERNLHKPAPATRDAGTMTEPQQRRSSYNKPASPHLDSHHSEQQGRKVTLGHNTEKPARK